A genomic region of Drosophila kikkawai strain 14028-0561.14 chromosome X, DkikHiC1v2, whole genome shotgun sequence contains the following coding sequences:
- the LOC108074924 gene encoding uncharacterized protein, with product MKFRLKTFCFVVPLDIGCLIIAVILILFELLAPPLHDPGPAGSPGRRLAAAYRLLNIVHSLGCMLLFAAYFLRFSLLVLAFMASLILHMVMLPVFLFLDIFVWRTDTLDVTIAFVGVFLSFYFLWVTYSFYYECKKEKLIQDRVRFQEDI from the exons ATGAAGTTCCGTTTGAAAACCTTTTGCTTTGTAGTGCCTTTGGATATTGGCTGCCTGATCATAGCCGTGATCCTGATTTTGTTCGAACTGCTGGCCCCGCCCCTGCATGACCCGGGTCCTGCGGGCAGCCCAGGACGACGCCTGGCAGCGGCCTACAGGCTCTTGAATATAGTACACAGTCTGGGCTGTATGTTGCTCTTTGCAGCTTACTTTTTA AGATTTTCCCTACTTGTACTTGCCTTTATGGCCAGTTTGATTCTGCATATGGTTATGCTGCcagtttttctgtttttggatATATTTGTATGGAGAACTGACACCTTAGATGTGACCATTGCCTTTGTGGGCGTGT TCTTGAGCTTTTACTTCTTGTGGGTCACCTATTCCTTTTACTACGAGTGCAAAAAGGAGAAACTAATACAGGACAGAGTACGCTTTCAGGAggatatttaa
- the LOC108074925 gene encoding uncharacterized protein, with protein MHLNLSFFMGLLLVLLGSVFVSSMPRGPCGPPPSGTPPPGTRPPGPPPGGMNCPPPTTAKSG; from the exons ATGCATCTGAACCTCAGCTTTTTCATGggcctgctgctggtgctgctgggcAGTGTCTTTGtg AGCTCTATGCCCCGGGGTCCTTGTGGCCCCCCGCCTAGTGGCACTCCACCGCCGGGCACCCGCCCTCCAGGACCACCGCCTGGTGGCATGAACTGTCCCCCGCCCACCACGGCCAAGTCTGGCTGA